GCTGCAAGGTTTACAAGCGTTAGCCTTCGCCATCCATCCGGAACTTTTCCCCGGCACGAAAGGAATCCGGCAGATTACTGCTTTTCCGGCTTCGTGAGCTGCGAAGCCTAAGCTCTGAGTTAATATCTCTTTCATGGCCGCAAGTCGAATCGAGGAAGTCCAGAATGAGATTAACTCCTTAGCGGAGACCGCCCCGACGGCGTGTGCGCTTATGCAGGCAATGGTGAAACTGCTGCACCACCGCATGCTGAAATATAACTGGGTAGGTTTCTACATGCTGGAACCGGGGGCGCAACCGCCAATGTTGGCGCTGGGCGCGTTCGAGGGTGCAATGACGCCGCATACCCGAATTCCGCTGAATCAGGGCATTTGCGGCGCCGCGGCCTCGAGCGGGCAAACCGTTGTGGTGGACGACGTCAGCAAAGATCCGCGCTATCTGGCGTGTTCGCTCGAGACCC
Above is a window of Candidatus Sulfotelmatobacter sp. DNA encoding:
- a CDS encoding GAF domain-containing protein encodes the protein MAASRIEEVQNEINSLAETAPTACALMQAMVKLLHHRMLKYNWVGFYMLEPGAQPPMLALGAFEGAMTPHTRIPLNQGICGAAASSGQTVVVDDVSKDPRYLACSLETRSEIVVPVFAHGKVVGELDIDSHFPAAFTREHQEFVQHCAMLIGKKLESPGQ